The Aedes aegypti strain LVP_AGWG chromosome 1, AaegL5.0 Primary Assembly, whole genome shotgun sequence sequence TGTTATCCAAATATTGGTtcacgatatatcggaaggaaatatcgatatcatcgatatattgaataagaaatatcgataccaaaatatggaatatcgaaagcaaaatatcgatagtatcggaacgtctctaAGAATATCAAATGCGCCTTTATATGATTGTAATTTATCATATAAACtgttaaatgaaaataaaactcaGTTTGTATACATTTGCAGGACTGTTACAAAAATCTCAAAACCGTGTCCTCGAAAATCGCGACTTCAATAATTCGATCCGCGTCTAGGAACTCCAATCCGCGCCTAAAATAATCTGTTTCATTAGCATACTACGTTATAAAAAAATGCGTAAACGTGCTTGatcaaaaactagtttttaatgTTACTAAGTGATTATTTTCACCGGGATTATCTCAGAAGGCCGAATCCCAagaggccgaatcacagaaggccgaaattttaaaataaattttagggAAAGACACATATATTCAGCTATTTTTTCTACAATAGTATGGACATTTTTACAGTACGGTAAGCGAGACAAGATGCACAAGTAACATTACTAGCTGAATAAGAGTGtatggtcgaggatctttccgtaaaggaaattttctcgattcccagggcatagagtatcttcgtacctgccacacgatatatacatgcaaaaatggtcaatcggcaaagaaagctctcaataaataactgtggaagtgctcataagaacactaatctgagaagtaggctttgtcccagttgggacgtaacgccagaaagaagaagaagctggtTTATTCTTAGCTGACACACCCAAAAAAATCTATAATTGGAGCTTAAGtagtcgtgctgttgtattttgtacaacataagTGTAAAAACCTCGCGAAAACTGAAAAGGTATACAGTgcctgttcgattttggcaacatgcaaAATTTTTCATGTTGGCTAAATTGAACCGTTCCAAAATTCAAtggttgtttttattaaaacttgTTTTACCATAATAATGACCACGAATCAAATTTACCTATTTCGAATATGGTATGGCCCACAGAATCATTGAGATTGACAGGATTTGTGACTGACCATGATTAATGTTTGTGTACAGAGATTTCCGTGTTGCCAAATTCAAACCGAGTCAAAATCGAACAGGCACAAAATACCACCAGGCACCAAATTTTAAATTCTCTAACtagatattgagatacggagatcgagtaaggaagagttgactgtacctaaGAGCACACTTCAACCTTCGAGCTGTCAAAGAAATTGTGAAGAACTATAAACGCGTTGAATTCCCGAAaacattttcatctgaataCAAGCAACCGCTAATGCAACATTAGACGATGACATTTATGGCGAATCGATCTATGGCGCTGATCAAGAAGGAGTTTATGGAACTGACCTATGATCTCGCAAATATGCTTCATACGTTGTCATCATGCAAAGATTGAACCCACAAGGCATGTGCTGACATACGAAGCACCCCTTAGCCTTTCTGTGGATTTGGTGTAAACCTTGATTGTAAAAATCATAGTGTCCGAGCATAGAGGACATagtgtccggccatagaggacacATTTCAGTGCACACCATTTTTGGTACATAATATAATCCACTataaaaatgaattgtaaaggtttatttttgttctcatAAGAGTTTTTACTTAGAATGATGTGAATTTTTtacaccatacaaaaaaaaaaacggtaacactaatgtaaattttgaaatattacaaaaaaacaaaaagtgtccgggcatagaggCCTTCCTCCTATACCAAGACATTCGCTGGAAGTTCAACTAGAAACTTCTATATGAAATCCttcaaatagtttttccaaaaaatatttcaaatccttTCGCAAAGATCAACAAAAGTCcttcagaaagatttccaaaaaacataatattaatatttaatatattttttttaactctgtTTCAATTCCACGAATTCAGTTGACAATCGCTAGCTGTAAACAACGGACGTGTTCGAGTTTCTCTTTCGCTGCTCCCAATTGGTTGGAAATGGAAATAATAGCTGTGTTCAACGAGCTGCTCGAACTTGGTTGCAACCACTTGCGAGTCAGCTtttggtgttcattgagccactccaacctacttcgagtcgctcgggtttgtgttcattgagccgagtccaaccaactccgagtcgctcgaaacaggttggaagctagagtccgagctagttcaaccagctcgcagtagctcgtgtttttgacgtttaaaaacataaacataaaaaaaagcaaaattccgaagcgatacggattgttaagtgcgcgaatttttttttcacgtggaattccggtaaattagtaaaaagagtaaaaagagcgttcattgagaaagcagcttggagttgctcgaagtagctttgaaagttatttgttgacaaaaaatacgagCTAGTACAACCAACCCCGAGCAAGTTCGATCAAAGTCATTGAACACAGCTAATATGAAGCACGTTATTTTCCACGATGATGCTGCCGTTACTGTACGGATCCACGATCTTTCAACGGACATTTCACACATGACTGTGAAGAAACATATGGAGGAACGATACGGTGTGGTACTCTTTGTCAGACGAGAGCGATGGAAACATTACTTCCTGGTATTCCTAATGGAATACCTGTTTTGAGGATGCATCTTTTCAAGCCAATCCCTTCGTACATTGAGATTGAAGGTCAGATGACGTCAGTCTCTTACCAAAACCAGGTGAAAAGTTGCCGCTATTGCCACAAAACAGCCCAcccaaaacaaaaatgttccgAGCCATCGGAAGCGCCAACTGAAGCCAATCAACCTGAAGCCGGAGAAAACATTCGATCTACATTGTTCAACGTGAACGATTGTCCCGTTCTTGGCGAAAATACTGTTCACGCACAACGCAAACGGTGTGCAACGTTTCAACCCTGGTTTGTGCAATCCTCGTTTTCACCCTGTTGTTGATCCTGTCTATGTAATCCATTCCCctctataggcctattcacaagacgtttcaaatcagctgattgggaagctctttgacagttcttctatgaaggtgtcagtcccatgttagcaccggtcttccaccgatgtaaacaaatgcatagacgaacctgtcacatgaaaaggcctattcccATTTATGTAAAGCAAACATATAACTAACCTCGAGtcgccgcgagtatttcggctaCCACCACTAACAAGCACCCTTTCCTACCTGAacctcacacacacacacactactTCACGCAACCCGATCGACTAGCTTGATCTCTCCATCATCACACCACCCGATCACACCAACTGTCTTGCGCTGATTGGATGTCGCCTTTTCCAGTCACCATTCAGACAGtagtaagaagaagaaaacgttCATTATAAATAGTGCACCATGCTCGAAATTTGTCATTCAGTATTTAGCCGTTTTATGGCAAGCGTAATAAACCGTCGTAGTTCGAAAACCAATATCGAAAGCGTTTCCCTTGCCGAAGGCAGCCCAACCTGgtagtccttttcaggactgttGTTGAGTAAACATATTCACAGTCTGAGCTATCGACAccccaggcattccttcaggagaAGGAATTGGCCGATCATCCCTGGCATTCCGAAGAGGGATTGGCCGCCGAAGCAGGGATCCTTCAACCGAAAGGATTGCCCTTGTCATCTACTGTCCGTGATCGGACAACGACTaagacaacaacaacaaaagccACACCAACAGTACCTATTGTACCATCACATGCGACTACCGACGCTGAATCTCACCGCTCATCACGAGGAAGCAGTCACGGACAACAATAACGAGGATGATACCGATAGTTCGTCAGTGGAAACAGACACACATAAACGGCGCTTGCCAACTCGACGTAAGAACGAAAcgaaaaaaatgtgcatttcTCAGGGTTGCCAGAATGATGGCAAAACCGTGAACGACGGCAAAAAGAACAATTCATTTGTTGAAAATTACTCAAGTAAATTGAGAAGTAGTTCAGAATTCCAAAATTAACTTAGGAGGATAGGACAGTTTATTATATAAGACATTATGTAATGAACGCACACaaatcggctccgtaatgctttAATGGCGGGTGAGCCTATCAAATAAacgaacaataaaaaaaaatccacgagtTTTATAAGAATATCTACGAAAAGTGTTTTCAAAATGTCTTGTAGTAGCATTACTACCTTTCTCATAATTCAGTACTGTACCCATGACCCACATATGGTAAACATTTTCATTAAAGATATCCTATTTTAATTGCTTTCCTAAATTTACGACGACCTCACAGTCAGTACCAAAATATGCAAAACAACTGCGACCTCCCAGTCAGCAGTTAAACTCTCCTCAATCCCTTGTTTTGAAACCTTCGTAACTGTTGCCACATGTGCGGTACATGGCCATGCAATGTTTTACAAACGCACTCACTTCGCTCGTGCAGCATacccattagagtggttcaaaaaatcgtttttgctccacaccgctcattcgattctaaatcgaatcctgagtgtcctcccaaaatttgaactcatttggatgaaaactgagactgcacaagtcctttgaagtttatatgggaattactatgggaaaagcaagcaattcattcaatcggtcatagtttttacccatgtgctcttggggattaaagctacattgatactgtgagatacattcatcagctacaactttgctgaagaccgttttcaaatcgggcgcctcagtaattagttattgatttatatccagtcacaaattcttcagcagtgctcatttaacttccggacaggcaacattgctgcacctggcgcgaaagatagcacgcacaaatcatggctactatgttttactgcacaTATGCAGTGATGCCcacagaacagcccaataattatagacaaagttttacaactcattcaaaaatcaataactaattactggggcgtccgatttaaaaacggtcttcggcaaagatgtagctgactattgtatctcacagtatcaacgtaggtctaatccccaagagcacatgggcaaacactatgaccgattgaatgaactgctagcttttcccatagtaattcccatataaacttgaaaggcttgtgcagtctcagttttcatccgaatgagctcaaattttggaaggacactcagaatttgatctaggatcgaatgagcggtgtggagcaaaaacgattttttgaaccactctaatacccATAGAACTTTCTCCTTTTACTTTCATTTcaataaacttcattcaagatTCTGAGTTCAGAGTGTCAAGACACATGACTACAACTATCCGAAGTCCGAAGATGCCAAATGGCGACCGTGACAGTGTGAACAGAACCAAGACACAGTGAATCAAGCCTAAAAGTATTAAAGTGAAGGAAGATTTCTAagtgttcaaaaacaaaaagacTTGGTGAAATTGCAAAGTTGTCACGATGGGATGGTTTAACGCGGATAATCATATCGTGAACCAGATTGATCTCGCTACTATAGAAATGAGGATAGCCGTCGGCGCTATCGTAACCATAGTGATATTGATGATTGTGTACCTCGTACTCCGAGTGTACAACAAATACCAGAAGAAGGGCATGCAAAACACAATACGTCGCGAAATCCAACTGAACAATGTGCGAAGCGATAAAgtgtaaaacaaaaacaaaaaaaaacaacagtaAAACATTTTGTGTGACCGTGAATTCAAATCAGCGTGGAACCAAGGTGCGATAAACATTTAATTTCGACAACAAACGAGCTTGAACCAAGGTGCGACACACAGTAAAATGAGACGAAGCATAATTTCGTCAATAATCGAACATGAACCAAGGTGTGAACGAGACGAAAAGTAATTGCAGCAGTGATTGAACGAGAACCAGGGCGCAATAAACGAGACGAAACGCAATTTCGGGAACAGAtgaaccaaccaaccaacgggCAACAGCAGCAATCGAGAGCAGCAATATGTGGGATACGAATCGCATACCGCGAGAGGTCTCAAAAACAGATAAGTACAAAAAGTTAGTTAACTAAGTGATGACTTTCGATAAATTAGTCAAAAATCTTGATCAGTTAACACGAATAGAACAGAATCTTAGGAAATCTATTAATAAAAGTAAAACAGTAGATACATTACAGACAAATTTAGAAAAAGCTTTTTGGTTGTTTAATGAGATAGAAACCGAATTAATAGAAAACCAAGATAAAATCCCTgataagcaatttttcatttatataaaaaaagcaAGAACTTCCATTGACTATATTAAACAAGTAACACATAGCAAAATAGTAATTCAACCGAAACCAATTATAAACCCAATTTCCGAAATCATGCCTTTCGACGCGAGACTTGCCTCGTCAATCTTATTGCCATTCGACGGTGATTGTGAGAAGCTGTCTGCTTTCAAAGAcagtgtaaattttttaaaaacaacTCAAGCTGCCGACCTCCCAACGTTAAAGTTATTCATATCTACGAGAATATCTGGAAAAGCGCGAGATGCATTGCCGAACGATATTACTGGGAAATCaattgaagaaattgttgaCTTAATTAGCCAGCACTGTGAAAGCAAGGTAACTTCAGACCAAGTGCTCGCTAAACTGAAAGGTGTTAAAAAGGGTTCTCCAAAACAACAATTTTGCGAACAAATTGAATCACTTTGCAATCAGTTGACTAGAACATATGTCAAAGAGGGCATCCCACAGGCGACCGCAAAGAAAATAGCCACAAAATCAGGTATCGAGGCGCTGGTAAAAACTGTTCCAactgaaaatgcgaaaattgtacTCCAAGCTGGCTCATTCTCAAGTATTGAGCAAGCCATTCAGAAATTTAATGAATTACCCGATAACTCCGAGAACAATGAACTTAACCGTATCTTCAGCGTAAACGCGAACCAAACAAGATATCAAAATAGAAATCAACATAGAGGTAATGGAAGATACGCCCCACGCGATGCGGGAAATAGCAATTTTTACCCCCGTGGAACACCGTCTTACAATCAGCGGTTTAACTTTAACAATACCCCACCGCGTTTCCAAAGGCAATTCTTCCCTAACGGTAATTATCGTGGAGGGCGACCAAACAGCCGTGGTCACCCACACCAGGGACAGCGCGTAAACAGAATTTATTTCGCTGACTCACAAACAGCCGCGTCAACACCGAGCATGCATAATAACTTCACTCCGTACATGCAAAACCCTAACCAACCGCACTGGAATATGACCCCTCAGGTACATCAACCTACGACAGCTACGCCACCACAAAACGAAAATTTTTTAGGAACGGtggatcaattttctcaattaaTGTAGCAGCTTCAAACTTTGTCAACCTTTCGATAAGCACTTTCGATAAACCCTGTTCGTTTTTAGTAGACTCTGGAGCAGATGTTTCATtgctaaaacaaaaatttctaaaGCAATCGACCTCGGTGAACCCAAGAAAAAGTTGTATATTACGTGGGATAACACCAGGAGAACTAAAGAGTATTGGAACGGTCAACTGCTCAGTCTTAATCCAAAATATAGCTTTCAATACTACCTTTCACTTGACTGATGATGACTTCCCGATACCAACGGATGGTATTCTGGGAAGA is a genomic window containing:
- the LOC110678048 gene encoding uncharacterized protein LOC110678048, yielding MTFDKLVKNLDQLTRIEQNLRKSINKSKTVDTLQTNLEKAFWLFNEIETELIENQDKIPDKQFFIYIKKARTSIDYIKQVTHSKIVIQPKPIINPISEIMPFDARLASSILLPFDGDCEKLSAFKDSVNFLKTTQAADLPTLKLFISTRISGKARDALPNDITGKSIEEIVDLISQHCESKVTSDQVLAKLKGVKKGSPKQQFCEQIESLCNQLTRTYVKEGIPQATAKKIATKSGIEALVKTVPTENAKIVLQAGSFSSIEQAIQKFNELPDNSENNELNRIFSVNANQTRYQNRNQHRGNGRYAPRDAGNSNFYPRGTPSYNQRFNFNNTPPRFQRQFFPNGNYRGGRPNSRGHPHQGQRVNRIYFADSQTAASTPSMHNNFTPYMQNPNQPHWNMTPQVHQPTTATPPQNENFLGTVDQFSQLM